In Deferribacter desulfuricans SSM1, the following are encoded in one genomic region:
- the nqrE gene encoding NADH:ubiquinone reductase (Na(+)-transporting) subunit E produces the protein MLEHLLSLFVKSIFIENMALSFFLGMCTFIAVSKKMETAVGLGMAVIIVQFITVPANNVLYQYILRDGALSWLGLKNVDLSFIGLVSYIGVIAAMVQILEMVVDKFFPKLYNSLGIYLPLITVNCAILGGSLFMVQREYTHIESIVYGLGSGMGWALAIILLAGIRDKLKYSNPPKGLEGVGLTFIVAGLMAIAFMIFSGIKL, from the coding sequence ATGCTTGAGCATTTGCTTAGTCTTTTTGTAAAATCTATATTTATAGAAAATATGGCATTATCCTTTTTCCTTGGTATGTGTACATTTATAGCTGTTTCTAAAAAGATGGAAACAGCTGTTGGGCTTGGGATGGCTGTTATCATTGTGCAGTTTATTACAGTGCCAGCTAACAATGTCCTTTATCAATATATTCTAAGAGACGGAGCTTTGAGCTGGCTTGGTTTGAAAAATGTAGATTTATCGTTTATTGGACTTGTATCATACATTGGTGTGATTGCTGCGATGGTTCAAATTTTGGAAATGGTTGTGGATAAGTTTTTTCCAAAACTCTACAACTCACTTGGTATTTATCTTCCGTTAATTACTGTAAATTGTGCAATATTGGGTGGCTCTCTCTTTATGGTTCAAAGAGAATATACACATATTGAATCGATAGTGTATGGGCTTGGATCAGGTATGGGTTGGGCTTTGGCAATTATCTTACTTGCAGGTATAAGAGATAAATTAAAATATAGCAATCCACCTAAAGGGCTTGAAGGGGTCGGTTTAACCTTTATTGTAGCTGGTTTAATGGCAATTGCTTTTATGATTTTTTCAGGAATAAAATTATAG